The Streptomyces sp. NBC_00483 genome contains the following window.
TGGGCGTACTCCTCGCGGTCCTCGCGGGGGCGGCGACCCTGGGCATCTTCTTCGGTATCCGCATGTACCGCGCGGATGCCAAGGTCCCCAGCGACCTGGCCCTGGCCCTGGAGGTGGGCGCCAGTCGGGTCTCCACCACCGGCTCCGCGGTCGACCGCATCGGCATGCGGTTCGCGCCGCTGGTGCTGCGCCTCATGGGCCCGCGCCGCGTCGACGCCAAGCGCCGGAAGATCGACATGGCGGGCAACCCGGGCGGCCTGACGATCGACCGCTACGCGGCACGCAGGGCGGTGTACGGGATGTTCGGCCTGATCATGGGCCTGGTCTTCCTCTCCGCCGACAGCCCTCTCTTCGGGCTCCTGACCCTCGCCTTCGGCGCGCTGGCGGCGGACGCGCTGATCTGGCAGGCGGTCCGCGACCGCAAGGAAGTCATCGACCGCACGCTCCCCGACTTCCTGGACGTCCTCGCGGTGGTGGTCTCGGCGGGCCTCGGCTTCCGCCAGGCGCTTGACCGGGTCTCGGAGAAGTACGAGGGCCCATGGGCCGACGAACTCCGCATCACGCTCCGCCAGATGGACATGGGCGTCCCGCGCCGCCAGGCCTTCGACGAACTCCGCCGCCGCAACGCCTCCGAACAGGTCGCCCAGTTCGTCTCGGCGCTGCAACAGGGCGAGGAACTCGGCTCCCCGATCGCGGACACCCTCATCCAACTCGCCACGGACATGCGCCGCACAGACGCCCAGAACTCCCGCCGCCGGGCGGCAAAGACGATTCCGAAGGCGACGATGGTGACGTTGGTGTTCATGCTGCCGGCGACGATGATCCTTATCGCCACGGGGATGTTCCTGGGGTCGGGCACGAACTTCGGCTCGATACTGGGCCGTTGAGAGGCATGGGGCGGAGGGCGGCGATGGCGAACAGGGCAACGCGTCGACAACTTCCGGTCAAGCGGGTCCCCTTACTTGGCGAATACGGGTGCAGAGGGTTGCGCTTCACGTACGTTGCGTGTGTTGATTTGGTTGCCTTGGCGAAAGTGCCGGAAGTGGTGAAAGGGGGCTCCCGTGATCAGGGACAAGCTGCTCGGGGTGTGGGTGACGTGGACCAATGCGCTGGGGGAGCGGGCTCGGCGGGATTCAGGGGCCGGGTTTGTGGAGTATGCGGGGCTGATGATTCTGATCGCGGGAATCTTTTTGGCGATCGACACACTGGGGCTGGACAGCAAGATCTCCCAGGCCATCGGCAACGCGGTGAACCGCGTCGTCGGAGGGGGCTGAGCGCCCGCCTGCCAAGCGGTGACCGTGGATCCACATTGCCGATCTATATCTGGCTGACCGCGATTCTGCTGGTCGCTGCATTGGCCTTTTTCGCCTTTGCCCAAGCGGCTTCGGCGCGGAACGGTGCACAGTCCGCTGCCGACGCTGCCGCGTTGGCAGCAGCGCAGTCTGCCCGTGACGAGCTGATGCTGGGACTGGGTGACGCGCTCGAAGGCGGTGACAACTGGTTGGACTGGCTGGAGGGCATGGACCCAAAGGACGACGGTGCGCCGGGGGCCGCGGCGGGTCGTCTGGCGGCAGCCAACGATGCCGATGTCACCGACGGCCCGGCTTTCACCAAGGTCAACGGTGACCCGGGCTATCGGGTTGGTGTGGAGACCCGCCACACGGTGGGCGACACGATCATCCCCGGCACAGAGACCAAGCGGGCCAAGGCGCATGCCACAGCGGTGATACAGCCACGCTGCGACGTCCCTGTGGATGCGGACTTCAAAGAGTCCCTGCAACTCACCTGCGACGGTAAGGCGTTGGACTTTGACCCGGAGGACTTCGACCTGGACGACCTGCCGGACGCGTCCGACCTGTTCGCCGTCCGCCTTGCCGACTGACGAGAGAGGGAAGCCGCAGCGATGAACCTTCGGCGAACGACGACCACCCGCCGGGCACTGGCTGCGGCGACGATCGCGGCCGGTCTGGTCCTGTCCGTGACTGGTTGTGGAGGCGACGGCGACAAGGGTGAGGGGGACGCAGCGAAGTCCTCGGCACCGGCACAGCAGGGCGGCGACGACAAGGCGGAGTCCTCGGCGCCTTCGACGGACAAGCCGTTGGCCGAGGTGAAGAGCAACGGCATGACGCTCACGGTCACTTCGGCAACGCGTGATCAAGGCGGGTTCCTCAACATCACCGGCACCGTCACCAACGGGACTTCCGGGATTTGGGTCGGCGCCGACTGGAAGAGCGATGAGACCGAGCTGCAGGGGAGCGTCGGGTCGATGGCCGGGGCCAGCGTCGTCGACCAGGAAGGCAAGAAGAAGTACCTGATCCTGAGGGATACCCAGGGACGGTGCCTGTGCACGAAGTTCCAGGGCGGGATCGACCAGGGCAAGACCCGCGACTGGTTCGCCCAGTTCCCGTCGCCGCCGGAGGGCACGAAGTCGGTCCAATTCCAGGTCCCCACCATGCCCCCGGCCCAACTCAACCTCACCGAGGGCGAGTAACCATGCCCCGACGTCACCGAACCGCCACCGTCCTCATCGCCGCAACGGCCCTCCTGCTCACCACCGGCACCGTGGTGGCCCACGCCGACGACGAGCCCACCGGGGCCCCGCCCGGCAGCACCAGCAGCTCTCCGCCTCCCTCGGTGGACGCCAACAACCCCGGGCTCAAGCTCGCCGACGGGGCCACCCTCGCCCCCGCCAAGGTCCTGGACATCAAGTCCGTCGTGGAGGACCTCTCCGGCGAGGAGCGCCGTACGGACACCAATGAGGACGTGACGTTCGCCCTCCAGGCCGAGGTCCTCTTCCCCAAGGACAGCTCCAAGCTGAACCCCGACGGGAACTCCCGGATCCAGGCGATCGCCGACGAGAT
Protein-coding sequences here:
- a CDS encoding OmpA family protein — protein: MPRRHRTATVLIAATALLLTTGTVVAHADDEPTGAPPGSTSSSPPPSVDANNPGLKLADGATLAPAKVLDIKSVVEDLSGEERRTDTNEDVTFALQAEVLFPKDSSKLNPDGNSRIQAIADEIKNQKASSVRVFGFTDNLGSYAHGLKLSKNRAEAVHDALTAALGAQGSDITFQVRGYSEDYPIADNDSEQGRKKNRRVEVSLPKSS
- a CDS encoding DUF5936 domain-containing protein gives rise to the protein MSTTMMGVLLAVLAGAATLGIFFGIRMYRADAKVPSDLALALEVGASRVSTTGSAVDRIGMRFAPLVLRLMGPRRVDAKRRKIDMAGNPGGLTIDRYAARRAVYGMFGLIMGLVFLSADSPLFGLLTLAFGALAADALIWQAVRDRKEVIDRTLPDFLDVLAVVVSAGLGFRQALDRVSEKYEGPWADELRITLRQMDMGVPRRQAFDELRRRNASEQVAQFVSALQQGEELGSPIADTLIQLATDMRRTDAQNSRRRAAKTIPKATMVTLVFMLPATMILIATGMFLGSGTNFGSILGR
- a CDS encoding pilus assembly protein TadG-related protein — encoded protein: MPIYIWLTAILLVAALAFFAFAQAASARNGAQSAADAAALAAAQSARDELMLGLGDALEGGDNWLDWLEGMDPKDDGAPGAAAGRLAAANDADVTDGPAFTKVNGDPGYRVGVETRHTVGDTIIPGTETKRAKAHATAVIQPRCDVPVDADFKESLQLTCDGKALDFDPEDFDLDDLPDASDLFAVRLAD